A DNA window from Dethiosulfovibrio faecalis contains the following coding sequences:
- the rny gene encoding ribonuclease Y → MESTMILGIAAGLAFGVVGGLLISRSLGGKHLANAKRQADQLLKKAVKDGEHHKREMLSEVKEEIFGMKQETENEIKERRGELQRSERRLEQKEENLERKLDKVGRREEDLKNKLDSAEKRLQEIESLKQDQLVKLEEVAQLNRDDARDILMKDVEEKAQHSLGLLVKDLEEKARREASRKAREVIVTAIQRCAVEYSSDVSVSVVNLPSDEMKGRIIGREGRNIRAFETETGVDLIVDDTPEAVTISCFDPVRREIARLALERLVTDGRIHPARIEELIQKATEEVEESIMEAGDQCLLDLGVKHMHTDLIRLIGSLRYRYSYGQNALQHSMEVAHISGIIAAELGADEELARRAGLLHDIGKAVDHKIEGPHAVIGADLAKRYNESSEIINAIGSHHEDMEIQSIYDVIVAAADAISAARPGARRESLDAYVKRLEKLETLAKSFKGVSKAFAIQAGREVRVMVAPNVSDEGVIAKLAFDIAKKIEEEMKYPGQIKVTAIKEFRSVEYAK, encoded by the coding sequence ATGGAATCTACGATGATTCTCGGAATCGCCGCGGGGCTGGCCTTCGGTGTCGTAGGCGGTCTCCTGATTTCCAGATCTCTCGGTGGAAAGCACCTAGCCAACGCAAAACGGCAGGCCGATCAGTTGTTGAAAAAGGCCGTCAAGGATGGGGAGCACCACAAGAGGGAAATGCTCTCGGAGGTAAAAGAAGAGATCTTCGGGATGAAGCAGGAGACGGAAAACGAGATTAAGGAGAGAAGAGGGGAACTTCAGAGGTCCGAGAGACGTCTGGAGCAGAAGGAGGAAAACCTCGAACGGAAACTCGACAAGGTCGGTCGCCGTGAAGAGGACCTCAAGAACAAGCTCGATTCGGCGGAGAAGAGACTTCAGGAGATAGAGAGTCTCAAGCAAGATCAACTGGTGAAGTTGGAGGAGGTCGCTCAGCTCAACAGAGACGACGCTAGGGATATCCTGATGAAGGACGTCGAGGAGAAGGCCCAGCACTCTCTAGGTCTTCTTGTCAAGGATCTCGAGGAGAAGGCCCGCAGAGAGGCTTCCAGAAAGGCCAGGGAGGTTATAGTCACGGCTATTCAACGCTGTGCCGTGGAGTATTCCTCCGACGTGTCGGTCAGCGTGGTAAACCTTCCCTCCGACGAGATGAAGGGGCGCATAATCGGCAGAGAAGGCAGAAATATAAGGGCTTTCGAGACCGAGACGGGAGTCGATCTCATTGTCGACGATACCCCGGAAGCGGTTACCATAAGCTGTTTCGATCCGGTCCGGCGTGAGATAGCCCGGCTGGCTTTGGAGAGGCTGGTCACCGACGGCAGGATACATCCCGCTCGTATCGAGGAACTCATCCAGAAGGCGACCGAAGAGGTGGAGGAGTCCATCATGGAGGCCGGGGATCAGTGTCTGCTTGATCTGGGCGTCAAGCATATGCATACCGATCTTATCAGGCTGATAGGGTCTCTCAGATATCGCTACAGCTACGGTCAGAACGCCCTTCAGCACAGCATGGAGGTCGCCCATATATCCGGTATCATAGCGGCTGAGCTGGGTGCCGACGAGGAACTGGCCCGAAGAGCCGGGCTGCTTCACGATATCGGTAAAGCAGTGGACCACAAGATAGAGGGCCCTCATGCCGTGATAGGTGCGGATCTGGCGAAGAGGTACAACGAATCTTCGGAGATAATAAACGCTATAGGATCTCACCACGAGGACATGGAGATCCAGTCGATCTACGACGTTATCGTGGCCGCCGCCGACGCCATCAGTGCGGCCAGGCCCGGCGCCCGTAGGGAGAGTCTTGACGCCTACGTCAAACGTCTGGAAAAACTGGAGACGTTGGCGAAGTCGTTCAAGGGTGTTAGCAAGGCCTTCGCTATTCAGGCCGGCAGAGAGGTCAGGGTTATGGTGGCTCCCAACGTGTCGGACGAGGGCGTCATAGCCAAACTGGCTTTCGACATAGCCAAGAAGATAGAGGAAGAGATGAAGTATCCGGGACAGATAAAGGTGACCGCTATCAAGGAGTTCCGGTCGGTGGAGTACGCCAAGTAG
- a CDS encoding TIGR00282 family metallophosphoesterase, with product MRILFIGDMVGKPGRRMVSESLPYLRAKEGPFDFVLANGENAAAGRGLTAKVAEELFDMGIDGLTSGNHIWDKKEFIPLLDEESRVVRPANYPPGCPGSGVMVLRKGGLALGVINLQGRVFMPPTDCPFRKIDELLRDMDAMPVFVDLHAEATSEKKVMGAYLDGRVSVLVGTHTHVQTADEEVLPRGTAYISDVGMTGSFSSAIGMTVESVMPKFLTGLPSRFEVATEDLRLNGVVVDVDYETGIALDIRRVSIKWEEWV from the coding sequence ATGAGGATTCTCTTCATCGGCGATATGGTGGGTAAGCCGGGTCGTAGAATGGTATCCGAGTCTCTCCCTTACCTTCGAGCGAAGGAAGGCCCTTTCGATTTCGTCCTGGCTAACGGCGAAAACGCCGCGGCCGGAAGGGGGCTCACCGCCAAGGTTGCGGAGGAGCTCTTCGATATGGGGATAGACGGTCTTACCTCGGGAAATCACATATGGGATAAAAAGGAATTTATTCCGTTGTTGGACGAGGAGTCACGGGTTGTCCGTCCGGCGAACTATCCTCCCGGATGTCCGGGAAGCGGCGTTATGGTCTTGCGGAAGGGAGGTCTCGCCCTGGGGGTGATCAATCTTCAGGGGAGGGTCTTCATGCCTCCTACAGATTGTCCTTTCAGGAAGATCGACGAGCTTCTGAGGGATATGGACGCAATGCCCGTCTTCGTGGACCTTCACGCCGAGGCGACATCGGAGAAGAAGGTAATGGGAGCCTATCTGGACGGACGGGTCTCCGTGTTGGTGGGAACCCACACCCACGTACAGACCGCCGACGAGGAGGTCCTCCCGAGGGGAACTGCCTATATCTCCGACGTGGGAATGACCGGATCTTTCTCAAGCGCTATAGGCATGACCGTCGAGAGCGTTATGCCCAAGTTCCTCACAGGTCTTCCCTCTCGGTTCGAGGTGGCGACGGAGGATCTGAGACTCAACGGTGTGGTTGTGGACGTGGATTACGAGACCGGAATAGCCCTGGACATAAGAAGGGTTTCAATCAAATGGGAAGAGTGGGTTTGA
- the hypE gene encoding hydrogenase expression/formation protein HypE → MGKLNLGQGSGGRLTSELIGKFKAQFDDVNIQRDLEDCTMISPEWAITIDGFTVSPMDFPGGNIGKLAICGGTNDLAVRGIEPKFVTLSVIAEEGLDEEELLRYGRSAASVCHELEVKLAAGDTKVVPRGTVDGLFLTVASMGQPLGKPLGMDRIKPGDRLAVTTSIGRHGATIGSIRFDLDVTGLSSDCAPLWPLVKPLAPLPGVRAMRDCTRGGLGTTLCEWAEGTGLGIEIDESSIPIDEGVSSVCDILGFDPLHLACEGCALIAYSPDDEDRIIEILRAHPSGIQATSIGTVVERHPSMVGMRTKAGGMRVVDMPVGELLPRIC, encoded by the coding sequence GTGGGAAAGCTGAACCTGGGTCAGGGAAGCGGAGGAAGGCTAACCTCCGAGCTGATAGGAAAATTCAAGGCTCAATTCGACGACGTAAACATCCAGAGAGACCTGGAGGACTGCACCATGATCTCTCCGGAATGGGCCATCACCATAGACGGTTTTACCGTGTCGCCCATGGATTTCCCCGGAGGAAACATAGGGAAATTGGCTATATGCGGCGGGACCAACGACCTGGCGGTCCGTGGAATAGAGCCTAAATTCGTGACCCTGAGCGTCATCGCCGAGGAGGGGCTGGACGAAGAGGAACTATTGAGATACGGCAGAAGCGCCGCGTCGGTGTGCCACGAACTTGAAGTCAAACTTGCGGCGGGAGACACCAAGGTGGTTCCCAGGGGAACGGTCGACGGACTTTTCCTAACGGTAGCGTCCATGGGGCAACCTTTAGGAAAACCTCTGGGAATGGACCGCATAAAGCCCGGCGATAGGCTAGCCGTCACGACCTCCATAGGTAGACATGGAGCCACCATAGGCTCGATCAGATTCGACCTGGACGTGACGGGCCTCTCAAGCGACTGCGCTCCGCTTTGGCCTCTCGTAAAACCGCTGGCTCCCCTTCCCGGCGTAAGAGCCATGAGGGACTGCACCAGAGGAGGACTGGGTACGACCCTGTGCGAATGGGCTGAGGGAACCGGACTGGGAATTGAGATAGACGAATCGTCTATACCCATAGACGAAGGGGTGTCGTCGGTTTGCGACATACTAGGTTTCGATCCCCTCCACCTGGCCTGCGAAGGATGCGCCCTGATAGCCTACTCACCGGACGATGAGGACCGGATAATCGAGATCCTCAGGGCCCATCCCTCCGGGATCCAGGCGACCTCGATAGGAACGGTGGTCGAGAGACACCCCTCCATGGTGGGAATGAGGACCAAGGCCGGAGGGATGAGGGTCGTAGATATGCCGGTAGGCGAGCTGCTTCCCCGTATATGCTGA
- the hypD gene encoding hydrogenase formation protein HypD, giving the protein MSSDRAKLLSSALRRLADRPTTIMEVCGTHTVSIFRQGLRSLFPENLKLISGPGCPVCVTSQGEIDGAIELATRKNVVMATYGDMMRVPGSNGTLGELRGSGSDVRVVLSAMETLRMAEEMPHKEIVFLAVGFETTAPATAALLIEARKKNLDNLSALCLHKRVPPALRALSETDGNRVDGFLLPGHVAVILGHEPFKFIPERYGIACTIAGFEADEIMLALVDLLEQIGKNRPSLTSRYDKAVRPEGNVKAVDLMNRVFNTSTSTWRGIGPIDESGMSIKEEYSLWDGSRKFDVAVRNMPEPKGCRCGEILSGTITPKECPLFGTGCTPITPVGPCMVSSEGTCSAWYRYGRKGDLKWES; this is encoded by the coding sequence ATGAGTTCAGATAGAGCAAAACTGCTGTCCTCGGCCCTCAGGAGGCTAGCCGACAGGCCGACGACCATCATGGAGGTCTGCGGAACTCACACGGTGTCGATCTTCAGACAGGGGCTGAGATCTCTTTTCCCGGAAAATCTCAAACTGATATCCGGTCCGGGCTGTCCGGTATGCGTAACGTCTCAGGGGGAGATAGACGGGGCCATCGAATTGGCCACGAGAAAAAACGTGGTCATGGCGACCTACGGGGACATGATGAGGGTTCCCGGATCAAACGGTACCTTAGGGGAGCTCAGAGGATCGGGCTCCGACGTGAGGGTGGTGCTGTCGGCCATGGAAACCCTTAGGATGGCCGAGGAGATGCCCCACAAAGAGATAGTGTTTCTAGCGGTGGGATTCGAGACCACCGCACCGGCGACAGCGGCACTGCTGATAGAAGCGCGAAAGAAGAACCTCGATAACCTGTCGGCGCTCTGTCTGCACAAAAGAGTGCCTCCGGCACTCAGGGCCCTGTCGGAAACCGACGGAAACAGGGTCGACGGTTTTTTATTGCCCGGACACGTAGCGGTAATTCTGGGGCATGAACCGTTTAAATTCATACCTGAAAGATACGGCATAGCCTGTACGATAGCCGGCTTCGAAGCGGACGAGATAATGCTGGCCTTGGTAGACCTGCTGGAACAGATAGGCAAAAATCGTCCCTCTCTGACCTCCCGCTACGATAAGGCTGTAAGGCCGGAGGGGAACGTCAAGGCCGTCGATCTGATGAACAGGGTATTCAACACAAGCACCTCCACGTGGAGAGGAATCGGTCCGATAGACGAATCGGGTATGTCCATAAAGGAGGAATATTCCCTCTGGGACGGATCTAGGAAATTCGACGTCGCCGTTAGGAACATGCCGGAACCTAAGGGATGCAGATGCGGAGAGATTCTCTCGGGAACCATAACTCCCAAGGAATGCCCCCTCTTCGGAACAGGATGCACGCCGATAACCCCGGTAGGCCCCTGTATGGTGTCCAGCGAGGGGACCTGTTCGGCTTGGTACAGATACGGAAGAAAGGGAGATCTCAAGTGGGAAAGCTGA
- a CDS encoding HypC/HybG/HupF family hydrogenase formation chaperone: MCLAVPHVIIDLAQDGSAMAKAGAIVREIRTDLIDDPSVGDTVLVHAGFAIEKVSPEDSEELTAMWDKIRELAGEEIDEFR; this comes from the coding sequence ATGTGCCTTGCAGTACCACACGTCATAATCGATTTGGCTCAGGATGGATCGGCGATGGCCAAGGCAGGAGCGATAGTCAGAGAGATCAGGACCGATCTCATAGACGATCCTTCTGTAGGAGACACGGTATTGGTCCATGCTGGCTTCGCTATAGAAAAAGTCTCTCCGGAGGACTCGGAGGAACTGACGGCCATGTGGGACAAAATAAGAGAGCTCGCCGGAGAGGAAATCGATGAGTTCAGATAG
- a CDS encoding sodium-dependent transporter yields MGFILAAAGSAVGLGNIWKFPYVTGTNGGGAFVVIYVAMVACIGFSVMLAELVIGRNAQLNAVGSFKKIKGGAWPAVGWLGLACGFLILSYYGVVGGWTIKYILHSFTGLMELAAAGQAGDAFGGFITNPIMVILYQALFMFVTIWVVYRGVGEGIERYCKVLMPGLFILLIVLIGRSVTLEGAGEGISFYLKPDFSKVTAGTVLAALGQAFFSLSLGMGCMITYGSYLQKDISLPGAAAQVCFLDTMVALLAGLVIFPAVFAFGVEPGAGPGLTFITLPGIFAQMPGGMIWSALFFLLLFVAALTSAISLLEVACAYFIDKGWSRAKAAWTMGTLIFLLGIPSGISLGGGLKIAGKDFMDVAGFFTDQIMMPLGGMLISIFVGWVIADVAKEEVTGNGRIPVFAGFDIWMIFVKFVSPLAILYIFITGLKW; encoded by the coding sequence ATAGGCTTTATTCTCGCCGCGGCGGGATCCGCCGTCGGTCTGGGTAACATATGGAAATTTCCTTATGTTACGGGCACGAACGGTGGCGGAGCCTTCGTCGTCATATACGTGGCCATGGTCGCCTGTATCGGTTTTTCCGTCATGTTGGCGGAGTTGGTAATAGGTCGTAACGCCCAGCTCAACGCGGTTGGATCTTTCAAGAAGATAAAGGGCGGCGCCTGGCCGGCGGTAGGTTGGTTGGGGCTCGCCTGCGGCTTTCTCATCCTCTCCTACTACGGTGTTGTAGGAGGCTGGACTATAAAGTATATCCTCCATTCGTTTACCGGACTCATGGAGCTTGCCGCAGCCGGTCAGGCTGGCGATGCCTTCGGCGGCTTCATCACCAACCCCATAATGGTTATACTCTATCAGGCCCTGTTCATGTTCGTCACCATCTGGGTCGTCTACAGAGGGGTCGGCGAGGGGATAGAGCGTTACTGCAAGGTACTCATGCCCGGGCTTTTTATCCTTCTGATCGTCCTCATCGGACGTTCGGTTACGCTTGAGGGAGCGGGAGAGGGTATCTCCTTCTACCTCAAACCCGATTTCTCTAAGGTTACCGCCGGTACGGTTCTCGCCGCTTTGGGGCAGGCGTTTTTCTCCCTCTCCCTCGGAATGGGCTGTATGATAACCTACGGTAGCTACCTTCAGAAGGACATCAGCCTTCCCGGAGCGGCCGCGCAGGTATGTTTCCTCGACACGATGGTCGCCCTGCTCGCCGGTCTGGTCATATTCCCGGCGGTCTTCGCCTTCGGCGTCGAGCCTGGAGCCGGACCTGGTCTCACCTTTATAACCCTGCCTGGGATATTCGCCCAGATGCCGGGAGGGATGATATGGTCCGCCCTGTTCTTCCTGCTTCTCTTCGTGGCGGCTCTAACCTCCGCCATCTCCCTTCTTGAGGTGGCTTGCGCCTATTTCATAGATAAGGGCTGGAGCCGTGCCAAGGCTGCCTGGACCATGGGTACTCTGATATTCCTTCTTGGGATACCCTCCGGTATATCTCTCGGCGGCGGTCTCAAGATAGCCGGCAAGGACTTCATGGATGTGGCCGGTTTCTTCACAGACCAGATAATGATGCCCCTTGGCGGGATGCTGATATCCATTTTCGTAGGATGGGTTATAGCCGACGTGGCCAAGGAAGAGGTTACTGGAAACGGAAGAATTCCTGTGTTTGCAGGATTCGACATCTGGATGATCTTCGTCAAGTTCGTCTCTCCCCTGGCCATCCTCTACATCTTCATAACCGGGCTCAAGTGGTGA
- a CDS encoding thioredoxin family protein, which translates to MIELDKDTFDAEVKESDLPVVVDFWGPKCTHCLALMPGVEKLAEEFDGKVKFCKVNIQGNRRVAIAHKVMGLPAFLFWNGGEEKARMSGDAVTIEQIKAEIEKLL; encoded by the coding sequence GTGATTGAACTGGATAAGGATACCTTTGACGCCGAGGTAAAGGAAAGCGATCTTCCCGTAGTTGTGGATTTTTGGGGTCCCAAGTGCACCCATTGCCTGGCCCTTATGCCCGGAGTGGAGAAGCTTGCCGAGGAGTTCGACGGTAAGGTCAAGTTCTGCAAGGTCAATATTCAGGGTAACCGCCGTGTGGCCATAGCCCACAAGGTCATGGGACTTCCCGCCTTTCTCTTCTGGAATGGTGGCGAGGAGAAGGCACGCATGAGTGGCGATGCCGTCACGATCGAGCAGATCAAGGCAGAGATCGAGAAGCTTCTGTAA
- a CDS encoding GrdX family protein produces MVFITNNPAFSSLNQEGLELIFLDGSAYDVVVAARDRIHLGWTLLNHPLYGNFRPYHQPFRSMFLRAPMDQSRPTVDETSLSLVEKAIEVYLSCSDRWLIPDETPEVMYRDCSVLDYDLMKETLYKEGVLR; encoded by the coding sequence ATGGTATTTATAACCAATAATCCCGCTTTTTCCTCTCTTAATCAGGAGGGGCTCGAGTTGATCTTCCTGGATGGCTCCGCTTATGACGTAGTCGTCGCCGCAAGGGATCGTATCCATTTGGGCTGGACCCTCCTCAACCATCCTCTTTACGGAAATTTTAGACCTTATCATCAGCCGTTTAGATCCATGTTTCTCCGAGCTCCTATGGACCAATCTCGTCCTACGGTCGACGAGACCTCGTTGTCGTTGGTCGAGAAGGCCATAGAGGTCTATCTGTCTTGCTCGGACCGATGGCTGATTCCCGATGAGACTCCCGAAGTCATGTACAGAGATTGTTCCGTATTGGACTACGATCTTATGAAAGAAACCCTCTACAAAGAGGGCGTCCTGCGATAG
- a CDS encoding glycine/sarcosine/betaine reductase component B subunit, whose product MKLELHKVKVNKLVFGEKTSVKDGVLTINKQEMIDMLSGIEGVADLDLDLAHPGENVRILPVKDAIEPRCKIEGTNEVFPGWIGDVDPVGEGKTLVLDGAVVLTTGRLVAPQEGIVDMTGPGADYTPFSKTNNLVVVITPDEGVELHAREAACREVGLKSAHYLAKCCKDAVADKVETYDFPAFTESMKAYEGLPKVAYVYMLQTQGLLHDTWVYGVDAKKIIPTMISPTEVMDGAIISGNCVSACDKNNTYVHLNNPVIKNLYAHHGKDFNFVGVIITNENVTLADKKRSSSYAIKLAKMMGVDAVVISEEGFGNPDADLVMNCWKAERAGIKTVLITDEYAGRDGASQSLADSCPEGDACVTAGNANQLVMLPPMEKVIGELPVADVIAGGFFGTLQEDGSLEVEIQAILGATNELGFNKIGAYTI is encoded by the coding sequence TTGAAACTCGAACTCCATAAGGTGAAGGTTAACAAGCTGGTTTTCGGTGAGAAGACCTCCGTTAAAGACGGTGTCCTCACCATCAACAAGCAGGAAATGATCGATATGCTCTCCGGTATCGAGGGAGTCGCTGATCTCGATCTGGATCTGGCGCATCCCGGGGAGAACGTTCGTATCCTTCCTGTAAAAGACGCTATCGAGCCTCGTTGCAAGATAGAAGGTACCAACGAGGTGTTCCCCGGCTGGATCGGTGACGTAGATCCTGTCGGAGAGGGAAAAACCCTCGTCTTGGATGGCGCGGTGGTACTGACCACCGGTCGTCTCGTGGCCCCTCAGGAAGGTATCGTGGACATGACCGGTCCCGGTGCCGACTACACTCCTTTTTCCAAGACCAACAACCTGGTTGTCGTCATCACTCCCGACGAGGGAGTCGAGCTCCATGCCCGTGAGGCCGCCTGCCGCGAGGTCGGTCTGAAGTCCGCCCATTATCTAGCCAAGTGCTGCAAGGACGCCGTGGCCGATAAGGTGGAGACCTACGATTTCCCCGCTTTCACCGAGTCCATGAAAGCCTATGAAGGTCTTCCCAAGGTCGCTTACGTCTACATGCTTCAGACTCAGGGCCTTCTTCACGATACCTGGGTGTACGGTGTCGATGCCAAGAAGATAATCCCCACCATGATCAGCCCCACCGAGGTAATGGACGGAGCGATCATCTCCGGAAACTGTGTTTCAGCCTGCGATAAGAACAACACCTACGTCCACCTGAACAACCCCGTTATCAAGAACCTTTACGCCCACCACGGGAAGGACTTCAACTTCGTCGGAGTGATCATCACCAACGAGAACGTCACCCTGGCGGACAAGAAGCGCAGCTCTTCCTATGCGATCAAGCTGGCCAAGATGATGGGCGTCGATGCCGTGGTCATCTCCGAGGAAGGTTTCGGCAACCCCGATGCTGACTTGGTGATGAACTGCTGGAAGGCAGAGAGGGCCGGAATCAAGACAGTTCTCATCACCGACGAGTACGCCGGTCGCGACGGTGCCAGCCAGTCTCTGGCCGACTCCTGCCCCGAGGGCGACGCCTGCGTTACCGCCGGCAACGCCAATCAGCTGGTCATGCTTCCTCCTATGGAGAAGGTTATAGGCGAGCTTCCCGTCGCCGACGTCATCGCCGGAGGCTTCTTCGGAACCCTTCAGGAGGACGGAAGCCTCGAGGTGGAGATCCAGGCTATACTGGGAGCCACCAACGAGCTCGGTTTCAACAAGATCGGCGCTTACACCATATAA
- the grdA gene encoding glycine/sarcosine/betaine reductase complex selenoprotein A — MGKLAGKKLILLGERDGVPAPAMEACFKNSGAEVIFSVTECFVUTAAGAMDLQNQQRVKDAADKYNPEDIVVVLGSSDAEGAEIYAETVCNGDPTYAGPLAGVQLGLAVYDIFDQEIREEADPEEWENQISMMEMVLEPEALAEAVKGMREQYSKYSL; from the coding sequence ATGGGTAAGTTGGCCGGAAAAAAACTCATCCTTCTGGGCGAACGCGATGGCGTTCCCGCCCCGGCGATGGAGGCCTGCTTCAAGAACAGCGGCGCGGAGGTTATTTTTTCGGTGACCGAGTGTTTCGTCTGAACGGCCGCCGGAGCGATGGACCTGCAGAACCAGCAGCGAGTTAAAGACGCTGCCGATAAGTACAACCCCGAGGATATCGTGGTCGTACTGGGATCGTCCGATGCGGAAGGCGCAGAGATCTACGCCGAGACCGTTTGCAACGGAGATCCGACCTATGCAGGCCCACTTGCTGGCGTCCAGTTAGGACTTGCCGTTTACGATATATTCGACCAGGAAATCCGCGAAGAGGCAGACCCGGAGGAGTGGGAGAACCAGATCAGTATGATGGAGATGGTTCTCGAGCCAGAAGCTCTCGCCGAGGCCGTTAAAGGTATGCGGGAGCAGTACTCCAAGTACTCCCTGTAG
- the grdB gene encoding glycine reductase complex selenoprotein B encodes MTYRVVHYINQFFAGIGGEEKADIKPEVREGVVGPGMALKGAFKGEAEVVATIICGDNYFADNIDSTSEFVAETVKKFEADGFVAGPGFNAGRYGTACGAVCCAVGEKLGIPTVTALYPENPGAEMYKKGTYVIEAADSARGMGKAVPAMAALLLKQMKGEPIGSPEEEGYIEKGVRINMFYEKVGAERAIDMLIKKLKGEPFKTEYKLPVFDRVDPRPAIKDMAHAKIALVTSGGIVPFGNPDHIAASSAQNYGEYDIAGVMDLKEGEYQTAHGGYDQTYANQDSDRVLPVDVLRDLEKEGRIGSLHNLFYTTVGNGTAVANSKKFGVEIGNKLKEAGVDAVILTSTUGTCTRCGATLVKAIEETADVPVVHMATIVPISLSVGANRIIPTVAIPHPLGDPNMSPEDEKVLRRHLVDKALVALETEVSEQTVFKDED; translated from the coding sequence ATGACCTATCGTGTGGTTCATTACATCAACCAGTTCTTCGCCGGCATCGGCGGGGAGGAAAAGGCAGACATCAAACCGGAGGTCCGCGAAGGCGTAGTCGGTCCCGGTATGGCTCTTAAAGGAGCTTTCAAGGGCGAGGCCGAGGTAGTCGCTACCATAATCTGCGGTGACAACTACTTCGCCGACAACATCGACTCGACCTCCGAGTTCGTGGCCGAGACCGTCAAGAAGTTCGAGGCCGACGGGTTCGTCGCCGGTCCGGGATTCAACGCCGGACGTTACGGCACCGCCTGTGGTGCCGTATGTTGCGCCGTCGGAGAGAAGCTGGGCATTCCCACCGTTACCGCTCTCTATCCCGAAAACCCCGGTGCCGAGATGTACAAGAAGGGCACCTACGTGATCGAGGCCGCCGACAGCGCTCGCGGCATGGGCAAGGCAGTGCCCGCCATGGCCGCTCTTCTGCTCAAGCAGATGAAAGGAGAGCCCATCGGGAGCCCCGAGGAAGAGGGCTACATCGAGAAGGGCGTCCGTATCAACATGTTCTACGAAAAGGTCGGTGCCGAGCGTGCCATCGACATGCTGATCAAGAAGCTCAAGGGCGAGCCCTTCAAGACCGAGTACAAGCTTCCTGTGTTCGACAGGGTGGATCCCCGCCCCGCCATCAAGGATATGGCTCACGCCAAGATCGCTCTTGTGACCTCCGGCGGTATCGTTCCTTTCGGAAACCCGGACCACATCGCAGCCTCCAGCGCCCAGAACTACGGCGAGTACGACATCGCCGGGGTTATGGACCTAAAGGAGGGCGAGTATCAGACCGCTCACGGCGGATACGATCAGACCTACGCCAACCAGGATTCCGACAGGGTCCTTCCGGTGGATGTTCTCAGAGACCTGGAGAAAGAGGGACGCATCGGTTCCCTTCACAATCTCTTCTACACCACCGTCGGTAACGGTACGGCCGTGGCCAACTCCAAGAAGTTCGGCGTAGAGATCGGAAACAAACTGAAGGAAGCCGGCGTAGACGCCGTTATCCTGACCTCCACCTGAGGAACCTGCACGCGTTGCGGTGCAACGCTCGTGAAGGCTATAGAGGAGACCGCCGACGTCCCCGTGGTTCACATGGCCACCATCGTCCCGATCTCCCTCAGCGTCGGTGCCAACAGGATCATTCCCACCGTCGCCATACCTCACCCTCTGGGAGATCCCAACATGTCTCCTGAGGACGAGAAGGTTCTTCGTCGTCACCTCGTGGACAAGGCCCTCGTCGCCTTGGAGACCGAGGTCTCCGAGCAGACGGTCTTCAAGGACGAGGACTAG